Within the Deinococcus misasensis DSM 22328 genome, the region CCCCTTCGGCTTCCACCACTTTGCGCTGGGCAGCAATTTCGGCTTGCTGCTTGCGGTTTCTTTCGATGGCAACTTGCTGCTCGGCGGTTTGTTTCTCTTCGATGACTTTGGCCACCGAATCCGGGATGCGCAGTTCACGCAGGAGCACATTGCGGAGTTCGATGTGGTTGTTGGCAAACTCTTTGCTCAGGCGTTCGTTGATCAGGGCTTCGAGTTGGGTTCTCTGGGTGGAGATCAGGTCTGCTGCATTGAATTGACCCACTCCATCACGCACTTTGGAGCGCACCTGTGGGCGGATGGCCGTTTCAATGTAGTTCGGCCCGAGTTCTTTGTGCAGTTTGGCGGCTTCGGTGGGAATGATGTTGAACTGGACGGTGATGTCTGCAGCGATTTCCAGACCTTCTTTGCTGCGGGCGTGGATGCTTTCATCCACATTGCTGCCCCCTTCACCCAGTCTGGACAGGGTGAGTTCCTGCAGACGGGCTTCGTACACCGTGACCCGTTCAACGCCGGGCATCACAAAGTGGTACCCCTCTGTGAGGGTGGTGGGCTTCACCCCTCCAAAAATGTTGAAAATCACGCCCACACTGCCTGCCGGAATGATCACAAATGCACCAGAGAGGGCTGTTCCCAGCAAACCCACCGCCAGCAACGCAATCGCCGGGGTGCGCAGGGTTTTTTGTTTGGGGTTGGCACTGACCACCATCAGGGCGATCCCGGCCAGAATGACCAGCACGAAAATCAGCATTGCACTTCCTCCTTGAAAGACCT harbors:
- a CDS encoding prohibitin family protein, with the translated sequence MLIFVLVILAGIALMVVSANPKQKTLRTPAIALLAVGLLGTALSGAFVIIPAGSVGVIFNIFGGVKPTTLTEGYHFVMPGVERVTVYEARLQELTLSRLGEGGSNVDESIHARSKEGLEIAADITVQFNIIPTEAAKLHKELGPNYIETAIRPQVRSKVRDGVGQFNAADLISTQRTQLEALINERLSKEFANNHIELRNVLLRELRIPDSVAKVIEEKQTAEQQVAIERNRKQQAEIAAQRKVVEAEGEAKAQIARAEGEAKALSLRGKALKENPEIIQLTMAEKLSPSIQTIMVPSNGGYLLDLKSLTTAKKQ